A single window of Cytobacillus dafuensis DNA harbors:
- a CDS encoding thioredoxin family protein: MIQVKTEKEYSELISQDELAVGVFTTTWCPDCKRLDMFIDEIIAEHKDKQWFMIDRDEFPEISEKQNVMGIPSLLVFKKGEKLAHLHSANAKTAEAVSEFLNNL; the protein is encoded by the coding sequence ATGATACAAGTCAAAACAGAAAAAGAATATAGTGAATTAATTAGTCAAGATGAACTAGCAGTTGGTGTTTTCACGACAACTTGGTGCCCGGATTGCAAACGTTTAGATATGTTTATTGATGAAATTATAGCAGAACATAAAGACAAACAATGGTTTATGATTGACCGTGATGAGTTCCCGGAAATTTCTGAGAAACAAAATGTAATGGGAATTCCATCTTTATTAGTATTTAAAAAAGGGGAAAAGCTTGCTCATTTGCATAGTGCGAACGCCAAAACGGCAGAAGCAGTAAGTGAATTCTTAAACAACTTATAA
- a CDS encoding DoxX family protein translates to MKKYEVGTLILRVFLGITFFIHGLVKFQGGIENIVGWFESIGLPGFMAYGVALIELVGGIALVIGLGSRIVSALFALVMIGAILKVKLAVGFLGNGQMAGYELDLAFLAISIFIAMNGSKLFALDQILFKAKEQKTTTA, encoded by the coding sequence ATGAAGAAATATGAAGTAGGTACATTAATATTACGTGTATTTTTAGGAATTACTTTCTTTATCCATGGATTAGTTAAATTTCAAGGTGGAATCGAAAATATCGTAGGCTGGTTTGAAAGTATTGGTTTACCAGGCTTTATGGCTTATGGAGTAGCTCTAATTGAATTGGTTGGTGGAATTGCATTAGTGATTGGTTTAGGCAGCAGAATTGTGTCAGCTTTATTCGCTCTTGTAATGATCGGAGCAATCTTAAAAGTAAAATTAGCTGTTGGTTTTTTAGGTAATGGTCAAATGGCAGGATATGAATTAGATTTAGCTTTCTTAGCAATTTCCATTTTTATTGCCATGAATGGCAGTAAACTATTTGCTCTAGATCAAATTCTTTTCAAAGCGAAAGAGCAAAAGACTACAACAGCTTAA
- a CDS encoding NUDIX hydrolase, producing the protein MKYDFYEIGSVSSKELKFAVICAQYQDKWVFVRHKERKSWEIPGGHRESGENIIDTAKRELFEETGAKEFEVEPICDYSMDDSFNKRFGRLFFAKIFEIGQLPNSEIDEIKLFDKLPKKLTYFEVQPQLFEKTMAFLSHREQIRMIQK; encoded by the coding sequence ATGAAGTACGATTTTTATGAGATTGGAAGTGTAAGTAGCAAAGAACTTAAGTTTGCTGTCATTTGTGCGCAATATCAAGACAAATGGGTATTTGTAAGGCACAAAGAACGAAAATCTTGGGAGATTCCGGGAGGCCATCGAGAATCAGGAGAAAATATTATTGATACAGCTAAACGAGAGTTATTTGAAGAAACAGGTGCAAAAGAATTTGAAGTTGAGCCAATATGTGACTATTCAATGGATGATTCCTTCAATAAACGGTTTGGAAGGTTATTTTTTGCGAAGATATTTGAAATTGGTCAATTACCAAATTCGGAAATTGATGAAATAAAACTATTTGATAAACTCCCTAAAAAACTTACATATTTTGAAGTTCAACCTCAACTATTCGAAAAGACAATGGCATTCTTAAGTCATCGAGAGCAAATTCGGATGATCCAGAAGTGA
- a CDS encoding GNAT family N-acetyltransferase translates to MIENKRQVGFIEYTSAEFSSRAVYADDYLVIHCLWVSDIGKGYGTKLINKCLQETSTQSKKGVVVVTNSETSWTPSKEIFLNNNFILVDTAPHNFELLVNKFDSDHLSPYFPTDWDERVTKYKNLTILRSFQCPYVEIATENILAAANKLGIDVDIIDFKNREELMKLSPTPYGIYSVIYKGQLITFHRLTVHSVIKRLRELI, encoded by the coding sequence TTGATTGAAAATAAAAGACAAGTGGGGTTTATTGAATATACCTCAGCAGAATTTTCTTCTAGAGCTGTTTACGCTGACGATTATTTAGTCATCCATTGTTTATGGGTCAGTGATATTGGAAAAGGATACGGGACTAAACTTATTAATAAATGTCTTCAAGAAACTAGCACTCAATCAAAAAAAGGTGTAGTCGTTGTGACAAATTCTGAAACTTCTTGGACACCAAGCAAGGAAATCTTTCTTAATAATAATTTTATATTAGTTGATACAGCACCTCATAACTTTGAGTTACTTGTTAATAAATTTGATTCTGATCATTTATCTCCTTACTTTCCTACTGATTGGGATGAAAGGGTTACGAAATATAAAAACTTAACCATTCTACGTTCCTTCCAATGTCCTTATGTAGAAATTGCAACTGAAAATATTCTGGCAGCAGCAAATAAACTAGGAATTGATGTTGATATAATTGACTTCAAGAATAGAGAAGAATTAATGAAATTATCTCCAACTCCTTATGGTATTTATTCCGTCATCTATAAAGGTCAACTCATTACATTTCATCGATTGACCGTGCATTCGGTCATAAAAAGGTTAAGAGAGCTTATATAA
- a CDS encoding MFS transporter, with amino-acid sequence MQKQNITLAILLMNLFIAFLGIGLVIPVTPTIMNELNISGSVVGYMVAAFAITQLIVSPISGRWVDQFGRKRMIVIGLFVFSISEFLFGSGKNVEVLFISRVLGGVSAAFIMPAVTAFIADITTIKTRSKALGYMSASISTGYIIGPGIGGFLADISTRLPFFFAAAFGLLAAVLSIITLREPERNPENKKVEGQKTGFKRIFAPMYFIAFMIIFISSFGLASFESLFALFVDHKFGFTPKDIAIIITGGAIVGALVQVALFDRLTKSVGEIRLIRYSLIFSTILVFLLTMMKSYFMILLITILVFVGFDLMRPAVTTYLSKIASDEQGFVGGMNSMFTSIGNVFGPIIGGILFDIDLNYPFYFATVVLAIGIGLTLTWKKPANIKVSTQ; translated from the coding sequence ATGCAAAAACAGAATATAACGTTAGCTATACTATTAATGAATTTATTCATTGCCTTTTTAGGGATCGGACTTGTTATTCCGGTAACACCTACAATCATGAATGAATTGAATATATCTGGATCGGTTGTCGGCTATATGGTTGCAGCTTTCGCTATTACACAGTTAATAGTGTCCCCAATTTCAGGCCGTTGGGTAGACCAATTCGGACGTAAAAGAATGATCGTTATTGGCTTATTCGTTTTTAGTATTTCAGAGTTTTTATTCGGTAGCGGAAAAAATGTTGAGGTACTCTTTATATCACGAGTTCTTGGTGGTGTGAGTGCAGCATTTATTATGCCAGCTGTAACTGCATTTATTGCAGACATTACAACAATCAAAACTCGATCAAAAGCACTAGGATACATGTCTGCATCCATTTCCACAGGTTACATTATAGGACCTGGTATTGGCGGTTTCTTAGCAGATATTAGTACTCGCTTACCATTTTTCTTTGCGGCTGCTTTTGGGTTGCTTGCTGCCGTTTTATCTATCATCACACTTCGCGAGCCAGAGCGAAATCCTGAAAATAAAAAAGTGGAAGGGCAGAAAACAGGGTTTAAACGAATTTTTGCACCGATGTATTTCATAGCCTTTATGATTATTTTCATCTCATCATTTGGCTTAGCTTCATTTGAATCGTTATTCGCTTTATTTGTCGATCATAAGTTCGGGTTTACTCCAAAGGACATTGCCATCATCATTACAGGTGGTGCCATTGTAGGGGCCTTAGTACAAGTTGCATTATTCGATCGCTTAACGAAAAGTGTCGGGGAAATCCGCTTAATTCGTTATAGCTTGATTTTCTCGACGATACTTGTGTTTCTACTAACAATGATGAAATCATACTTCATGATTTTACTTATCACCATTTTAGTATTCGTTGGATTTGACTTAATGCGACCAGCGGTGACAACATATTTATCTAAAATCGCAAGCGATGAACAAGGATTCGTTGGAGGCATGAACTCGATGTTTACAAGCATCGGTAACGTATTTGGTCCAATTATTGGTGGGATATTATTCGATATCGACCTAAATTACCCATTCTATTTTGCAACAGTCGTTTTAGCGATCGGTATTGGATTGACACTAACTTGGAAAAAACCAGCAAATATTAAAG
- a CDS encoding dioxygenase family protein, giving the protein MLPSFFIAHGAPLLAIENNTYTQFLNTLGSTLPRPKAVVLFSAHWESSTQKVSDVNEYKTIYDFGGFPESLYRIQYPARGDSEIAKEIKELFTMHGIPFEVETNRGLDHGAWVVLRMLYPNADIPVISMSVDPNLKPEEQYKIGQSLSELREKDILIIGSGGTVHNLRALKMVEDDSLVDQWALGFDEWLAIRLKNWDVESLFKYDTLAPTANLAVPPYGNEHFIPIFYAMGAVDNEKTAKLLHRSYRYGNLSHSVWQFG; this is encoded by the coding sequence ATGTTACCGTCTTTTTTTATTGCACACGGAGCTCCATTACTTGCAATTGAAAATAATACGTATACGCAGTTTTTAAATACTTTAGGCTCCACTTTGCCTAGACCAAAAGCAGTTGTTTTATTTTCTGCTCACTGGGAATCATCTACCCAAAAAGTAAGTGATGTTAATGAGTATAAAACCATCTATGATTTTGGAGGCTTTCCTGAAAGTTTGTACCGTATTCAATATCCAGCTAGAGGGGACAGTGAGATAGCTAAAGAAATAAAAGAACTTTTTACTATGCATGGTATTCCATTCGAAGTTGAAACAAATCGTGGCTTAGACCATGGAGCTTGGGTCGTACTAAGGATGCTTTATCCGAATGCGGATATACCAGTCATTTCAATGTCTGTGGACCCGAATCTCAAACCAGAGGAGCAATATAAAATCGGTCAATCTTTATCTGAGTTAAGAGAAAAAGATATATTGATTATTGGAAGCGGGGGAACAGTTCATAACCTAAGAGCCTTAAAAATGGTAGAAGATGATAGCTTAGTCGATCAATGGGCACTTGGCTTTGATGAATGGCTAGCCATACGCTTAAAAAATTGGGATGTAGAATCACTTTTTAAGTATGATACTTTAGCACCAACAGCAAACCTAGCAGTGCCACCATATGGGAATGAACACTTTATACCAATTTTCTATGCAATGGGTGCAGTTGATAACGAAAAAACGGCAAAATTACTGCACCGCAGCTACCGATATGGAAACCTTAGCCACAGTGTTTGGCAATTTGGGTGA
- a CDS encoding alpha/beta hydrolase: MNSPMIYELRRPAKVNPNQTYPALFMMHGIGSNEQNMLSLVDGLEEHFFIFSIRGHLPQPPGYCFFTIQGYGKPHREIFDTGVSKLTSFIEYAADQYPIDSSRLYLLGFSQGAILAKTLGLILGNRIKGIVALSGYIPAFVKEEYSIKPVDQLSVFISHGEFDNILPYEWGVESTEFYRELGTIVTFQSYQEGHTISLKNQQDFTKWLLDDLEK; the protein is encoded by the coding sequence TTGAATTCACCTATGATTTACGAGCTTCGCAGACCTGCAAAAGTCAACCCAAATCAAACATATCCAGCTTTATTTATGATGCATGGGATAGGGAGTAATGAACAAAATATGTTGTCATTAGTAGATGGGTTGGAAGAGCACTTTTTTATTTTCAGTATTCGTGGTCATCTTCCTCAACCTCCAGGCTATTGTTTTTTTACAATTCAAGGCTATGGTAAACCACATCGAGAAATATTTGATACTGGCGTTAGTAAGCTTACAAGCTTTATTGAATATGCTGCTGATCAGTACCCAATAGATTCTAGCCGTTTGTACTTACTTGGATTTAGTCAAGGAGCTATCCTTGCTAAAACACTAGGCTTAATATTAGGGAATCGTATTAAAGGAATTGTTGCACTTAGTGGATACATCCCTGCATTCGTCAAGGAAGAGTACAGCATCAAACCAGTTGACCAGCTCTCCGTTTTCATTTCTCATGGAGAATTTGATAACATTCTTCCATATGAGTGGGGTGTAGAAAGTACTGAATTTTACCGTGAGTTAGGCACAATAGTAACTTTCCAATCGTATCAGGAAGGCCATACTATTTCTTTAAAAAATCAACAAGATTTTACGAAGTGGTTACTTGATGATTTGGAGAAGTAA
- a CDS encoding small acid-soluble spore protein H, which yields MNSQRAQEIAASPVMANVTYNGVPIYIQKVDDNNETARIYPLDEPNHEQEVSLSLLKEH from the coding sequence ATGAATTCACAACGTGCACAAGAGATTGCTGCATCTCCAGTAATGGCTAATGTAACATACAATGGAGTACCAATTTATATTCAAAAAGTAGATGATAATAATGAAACAGCAAGAATTTACCCCCTTGATGAACCAAACCATGAACAAGAGGTTTCTCTATCTCTTTTAAAAGAACATTAA
- a CDS encoding 2-keto-4-pentenoate hydratase, with protein MLNYKELAEFLVKAEKNKMAVPRITEKNPEFDISMGYQVQQELVKIKKNQGHEIFAFKMGLTSMAKMTQMNITELIYGYIFDYMNIPDQGEISIDELIHPKVEAEIAFILSEDLQGPDITVDQVMEKTEWILPALEIIDSRYQNFKFKLPDVIADNTSASRVVLGNRKFRPQEFKIDSIGVTLMINDELRANGVSAAVLDNPANSVAILANMLYTNGKRKIPKGSMILTGGITEAILLNKWDIVTSKFDHMGEISFRVR; from the coding sequence GTGCTAAACTATAAAGAGCTAGCAGAATTTTTAGTGAAAGCAGAAAAAAATAAGATGGCTGTTCCACGTATAACAGAAAAAAATCCAGAATTTGATATTTCAATGGGTTATCAAGTGCAGCAAGAACTTGTTAAAATAAAAAAGAATCAAGGTCATGAAATATTCGCCTTCAAAATGGGCCTCACTAGTATGGCAAAAATGACCCAAATGAATATAACTGAACTTATCTATGGATATATATTTGACTATATGAATATTCCAGATCAAGGTGAAATATCAATAGATGAACTAATCCATCCGAAAGTAGAGGCTGAAATTGCCTTTATTCTTAGTGAGGATCTCCAAGGTCCAGATATAACGGTAGATCAAGTGATGGAAAAAACAGAATGGATTTTACCCGCTTTAGAAATTATAGATAGTCGGTATCAGAATTTTAAATTCAAGCTCCCTGACGTTATTGCAGATAACACTTCGGCATCTAGAGTGGTTTTGGGAAACAGAAAATTCCGACCTCAAGAATTTAAGATTGATTCGATTGGTGTTACATTGATGATTAATGATGAATTAAGAGCAAATGGAGTAAGTGCGGCAGTTTTAGACAACCCGGCTAATTCTGTCGCTATATTAGCAAATATGCTTTATACGAATGGAAAAAGAAAGATTCCTAAAGGCTCGATGATCTTAACTGGCGGAATAACAGAGGCTATTTTGTTAAACAAATGGGACATCGTTACTTCAAAATTTGATCATATGGGTGAAATTTCATTTCGAGTAAGATAA
- a CDS encoding LysR family transcriptional regulator → MVSKLDLYKVFCIVGKANSFSKAAKELHMTQPAVSQAIMQLERELDTHLFKRTPRGVSFTNEGSLLFKYVHSAINLIDAGEEKILEFKNLTTGELNVGVGDTISRYFLLPYLEDFRNKYPNIKIKVLNGTTLELCSFLKSGEVDLAICNLPIDDSSIVQRPCLDIEDTFVYGEKYKKPFSKPVSLHELVKFPLIFLEPKSNSRKYVDEQLSLQGIKISPEFELGSHNLLLEFAKINLGVACVTKEFSLEYLNKGVLREVQLIEKIPKRSIGICYLKSVHLSHTSTKFVEIIDNKI, encoded by the coding sequence ATGGTGAGTAAATTAGACTTATATAAAGTATTTTGCATCGTCGGTAAAGCGAATAGTTTTTCAAAGGCAGCAAAGGAGCTTCACATGACACAGCCCGCTGTTAGTCAAGCGATTATGCAATTAGAAAGAGAATTAGATACACATCTATTTAAGCGAACGCCAAGAGGAGTATCTTTTACAAATGAAGGCAGTCTCCTATTTAAATACGTTCATTCAGCCATTAATCTAATTGATGCAGGAGAAGAAAAGATTTTAGAATTTAAAAATTTAACAACTGGAGAATTAAACGTTGGTGTAGGCGACACGATTTCTAGGTATTTTTTACTTCCTTATTTAGAAGATTTCCGGAATAAATATCCGAATATTAAGATTAAGGTTTTAAATGGCACAACCTTAGAGCTTTGTTCCTTCTTAAAATCAGGAGAGGTTGACCTTGCCATTTGTAATTTACCGATTGACGATTCTTCAATAGTCCAAAGACCCTGCTTAGACATCGAAGATACGTTTGTTTATGGGGAGAAGTATAAGAAACCATTTTCTAAACCAGTTAGCCTACATGAATTAGTTAAATTCCCATTAATTTTTCTTGAGCCAAAATCAAATTCACGGAAATATGTAGATGAGCAATTATCCTTGCAAGGAATCAAGATTTCTCCAGAATTTGAGTTAGGCTCGCATAACTTATTACTGGAGTTTGCAAAAATAAACTTAGGAGTTGCTTGTGTGACAAAAGAATTTTCGCTAGAGTACTTAAATAAAGGAGTACTCCGTGAAGTACAACTTATAGAAAAAATCCCAAAGAGGAGTATAGGAATTTGTTATTTAAAAAGTGTACATCTATCGCACACATCAACAAAATTTGTAGAAATCATCGATAATAAAATTTAA
- a CDS encoding tautomerase family protein, with translation MPIIQISMLEGREQKTIEQCIRNVAQTVHESLSVPLSSIRVVVYEVPKNHFAVGDKLKTDTGGSLSAKL, from the coding sequence ATGCCGATTATTCAAATTTCAATGCTTGAGGGAAGAGAACAAAAAACAATAGAACAGTGCATCCGCAATGTCGCACAAACCGTCCACGAATCACTTAGTGTCCCATTATCTAGTATTCGTGTAGTTGTATATGAAGTACCTAAAAATCATTTTGCAGTGGGAGATAAGTTAAAAACCGATACTGGAGGAAGTTTGAGTGCTAAACTATAA
- a CDS encoding undecaprenyl-diphosphatase has product MDYKIFKAINQLSGRCSPIDILMILISKRIRYVFIFVLIFIWFRNRTNKIMTRNAVISAGITMFINILIKLFYYKSRPFVKRRIGILIPSKMDSSFPSKHTLLVFAVSTSIFLYHRVIGSILWILSIVTGFSRIWVGHHYPSDIIGSAFIGTLTSIIFEKTNRCVNYFAR; this is encoded by the coding sequence ATGGACTACAAGATATTTAAGGCTATCAATCAGCTTTCTGGCCGTTGTTCACCAATTGATATACTAATGATTTTGATATCTAAAAGAATTCGCTATGTGTTTATTTTTGTTCTGATTTTTATATGGTTCAGAAATAGGACTAATAAAATAATGACTCGTAATGCGGTCATTTCCGCGGGTATTACTATGTTTATTAACATATTGATTAAACTGTTTTATTATAAATCAAGACCTTTTGTAAAGCGGAGAATTGGGATTCTTATTCCCTCAAAAATGGATTCATCATTTCCAAGCAAACATACCCTGCTTGTTTTTGCTGTCTCTACCTCTATTTTTCTTTATCATCGTGTCATCGGTTCAATTTTGTGGATTTTATCTATTGTGACCGGATTTTCACGTATATGGGTAGGGCATCATTATCCTTCTGATATTATTGGAAGTGCCTTTATTGGTACATTAACGAGCATTATTTTTGAAAAAACGAATCGCTGTGTAAATTACTTTGCACGTTAA
- a CDS encoding coenzyme F420-0:L-glutamate ligase yields MERVVGTVVRGLRCPIINQGDSIEQIVVDSVLKASEAEGFTINDQDIVTVTESIVARAQGNYATIDHIAEDVRSKFGDDTIGVIFPILSRNRFSICLRGIAKGAKKIVLMLSYPSDEVGNHLVDIDRLDEKGINPWTDVLTEKEFREHFGYNKHTFTGVDYIDYYKSLVEEFGVECEVIFSNNAKTILNYTKSVLTCDIHTRFRTKRILKANGGEKIYSLDNILAESISGSGFNEDYGLLGSNKATEDSIKLFPRNCQPIVDKIQQILNEKTGKNVEVMVYGDGAFKDPVGKIWELADPVVSPAYTSGLNGTPNEIKLKYLADNNFADLRGEELKQAISQYIANKDSDLVGSMESQGTTPRRLTDLIGSLSDLTSGSGDKGTPIVFIQGYFDNYTK; encoded by the coding sequence TTGGAAAGAGTAGTTGGAACTGTTGTAAGAGGTCTTCGTTGTCCCATTATCAATCAAGGCGATAGCATCGAACAGATTGTTGTAGATAGTGTTTTAAAAGCTTCGGAAGCTGAAGGATTTACTATTAATGATCAAGACATTGTTACTGTAACAGAATCAATCGTCGCTCGTGCTCAAGGTAATTATGCAACGATAGATCATATTGCTGAAGATGTGCGTTCTAAATTTGGAGACGATACGATCGGTGTTATTTTCCCAATCTTAAGCCGAAATCGTTTTTCAATCTGTCTTCGTGGTATTGCAAAAGGTGCTAAAAAAATTGTTTTAATGCTTAGCTATCCTTCTGATGAAGTTGGGAACCACTTAGTTGATATTGACAGACTTGATGAAAAAGGAATTAATCCTTGGACTGATGTTTTAACAGAAAAAGAATTCCGTGAGCATTTCGGATATAATAAGCATACCTTTACGGGTGTCGATTACATTGATTATTATAAATCACTTGTTGAAGAATTCGGTGTTGAATGTGAAGTCATCTTCTCTAACAATGCAAAAACCATTTTAAATTATACAAAAAGTGTTCTTACATGCGATATACATACACGTTTTAGAACGAAGCGTATCTTAAAAGCAAATGGTGGAGAAAAAATCTATAGCCTCGATAATATATTAGCAGAGTCGATTTCTGGCAGTGGATTTAATGAAGATTATGGTCTCCTTGGCTCAAATAAAGCAACAGAAGATAGCATTAAACTTTTCCCACGTAATTGTCAACCAATTGTTGACAAAATACAGCAAATACTTAATGAGAAAACTGGAAAAAATGTTGAAGTTATGGTCTATGGAGACGGAGCTTTCAAAGATCCAGTAGGAAAAATATGGGAGCTTGCAGATCCTGTTGTATCACCTGCATACACGTCAGGTCTTAACGGAACACCGAATGAAATAAAGCTAAAATATCTTGCTGATAATAACTTCGCTGATTTAAGAGGGGAAGAATTGAAACAAGCTATTTCACAATATATTGCTAATAAAGATTCAGATCTTGTAGGTTCGATGGAATCCCAAGGGACTACCCCTAGACGACTTACAGACCTAATTGGATCCCTATCTGATTTAACATCAGGAAGTGGCGATAAAGGAACCCCGATCGTTTTTATACAAGGCTATTTTGATAACTATACAAAATAA
- a CDS encoding amidohydrolase family protein, translated as MSSIYMIQGKKIVTVSKLGSIENGAMIIEKGKISEIGDRKILRKRYPSIPLIDCSDSVITPSLIDCHTHLLEFAPSSLYPVTPETHLLGGKAILFQTLSAGITAIGEQICGHPLCNFSIEDYRHAVIDLPLDISFATTSISIGFEHLAHFTSITKSSKVNKNDLIDPVLVKKIAQASDYPGENIFINATPANFTKIEVPRAGEIIYTLEELKQIVDIYHQLGKQIGAHVAGENGIKMALEARVDVLHHAHGISDELIKEAAKQHTKIVATPLGGTHLGPNSPEEILKLVENDISVSISTDSYLPPYKGTSWLPFQDDKLKGPDVLMLIAQPAMKLLKKNQYDENDILALITANPANVLGKEDCIGRLDKGMDANFLVSDGIPGLEITEIEKLKQVYFRGVKVIDRTNNK; from the coding sequence ATGAGTAGTATTTATATGATTCAGGGTAAGAAAATCGTTACTGTAAGTAAATTGGGTTCGATTGAAAATGGTGCAATGATAATTGAAAAAGGAAAAATCTCTGAAATTGGGGACAGGAAGATACTACGAAAAAGATATCCTTCTATACCATTAATTGATTGTTCTGATTCCGTCATTACACCTTCCCTTATCGATTGTCATACGCATTTACTGGAATTTGCACCTTCCTCCCTATATCCCGTAACACCAGAAACTCACTTATTAGGCGGAAAGGCAATCCTTTTCCAGACATTATCAGCAGGAATTACGGCCATTGGTGAACAAATATGCGGCCATCCTCTCTGCAATTTTTCCATAGAGGATTATCGTCATGCGGTTATTGATTTACCATTAGATATTTCATTTGCGACTACAAGCATATCCATCGGTTTCGAACATTTAGCTCACTTCACTTCAATTACAAAGTCAAGCAAGGTCAATAAAAACGATTTAATTGATCCTGTTTTAGTGAAAAAGATCGCTCAAGCAAGTGACTATCCGGGCGAAAATATATTTATCAATGCTACACCAGCAAACTTTACAAAAATAGAAGTGCCTAGAGCGGGTGAAATCATCTATACGTTAGAAGAATTAAAACAAATAGTAGACATATATCATCAATTAGGAAAACAAATAGGTGCTCACGTTGCTGGTGAAAATGGAATTAAAATGGCTTTAGAAGCAAGAGTAGATGTCTTACACCATGCACATGGTATTTCTGATGAATTAATCAAAGAGGCAGCTAAACAACATACGAAAATTGTTGCCACACCATTAGGAGGAACTCATTTAGGGCCAAATTCTCCTGAAGAAATATTAAAGTTAGTTGAAAATGATATTTCTGTATCTATTTCGACAGACTCCTATCTGCCTCCGTACAAAGGAACTTCATGGCTGCCATTTCAAGACGATAAATTAAAGGGTCCAGATGTGTTAATGTTAATTGCTCAACCAGCCATGAAGCTCTTAAAAAAGAATCAATATGATGAAAATGATATTTTAGCATTAATCACAGCAAACCCAGCAAATGTATTAGGAAAAGAAGATTGCATTGGAAGATTAGATAAAGGAATGGATGCTAACTTTCTCGTCTCTGACGGTATTCCAGGTTTAGAAATTACTGAAATTGAAAAGCTAAAACAAGTATATTTTAGAGGCGTAAAAGTGATAGATAGAACAAATAATAAATAG
- a CDS encoding class I SAM-dependent methyltransferase, which yields MGREFLELFEKWADSYDDTVAGTDIEYREVFKGYQSILDHVADHSCGHVLEFGSGTGNLTEKLISKGLKVTAIEPSLAMREISLEKLKGKANILDGDFLAFPIISPIDTIVSTYAFHHLTDVEKAKAIAKYGKLLKTGGKIIFADTMYPSNAEYVKAIEDAKSVNFLALAKDLQTEYYPTIPFLQNILEENGFFVTFQRCNDFVWIMDSVKL from the coding sequence ATGGGCAGAGAATTCCTTGAGTTATTTGAGAAATGGGCAGATTCTTATGATGATACAGTAGCAGGAACTGATATTGAATATAGGGAAGTTTTTAAAGGGTATCAATCAATACTCGATCATGTTGCAGATCATTCATGCGGTCATGTTTTAGAATTTGGTTCGGGAACTGGAAACTTAACAGAGAAACTTATTAGTAAGGGGCTTAAGGTTACAGCTATTGAACCTTCACTTGCCATGAGGGAGATTTCACTTGAAAAATTAAAAGGGAAAGCTAACATTTTAGATGGGGACTTTTTAGCTTTCCCAATTATTAGCCCGATAGATACAATCGTAAGTACTTATGCGTTTCACCATTTAACAGATGTGGAGAAAGCAAAAGCGATTGCTAAATATGGAAAATTATTAAAGACTGGTGGAAAAATTATCTTTGCAGACACGATGTACCCTTCAAATGCTGAGTATGTAAAGGCGATAGAGGATGCAAAGTCAGTAAATTTCCTTGCATTGGCTAAGGATTTGCAAACGGAATATTACCCAACTATTCCTTTTTTACAAAATATACTTGAGGAGAATGGTTTTTTTGTAACATTTCAGCGTTGTAATGATTTTGTGTGGATAATGGATTCGGTGAAATTATAA